A genomic segment from Bacillus cereus G9842 encodes:
- a CDS encoding response regulator transcription factor, which produces MAHETILVVDDEKEIRNLITIYLKNEGYKVLQAGDGEEGLRLLEENEVHLVVLDIMMPKVDGIHMCMKVREAKEMPIIMLSAKTQDMDKILGLTTGADDYVTKPFNPLELIARIKSQLRRYMKMNGFAVQNEDELEIGEMKINISTHKVIVEGEEVKLTPREFSILELLTRNPGMVFSAEQIYEKVWNERSFQSDNTVMVHIRKVREKIEENPRKPRYIKTVWGVGYKIEKDI; this is translated from the coding sequence GTGGCACACGAAACAATACTTGTCGTAGATGATGAAAAAGAAATTCGAAATTTAATTACAATCTATTTAAAGAATGAAGGATATAAAGTATTGCAAGCAGGAGACGGGGAAGAAGGATTACGTTTACTAGAAGAAAATGAAGTACATCTAGTCGTATTAGATATTATGATGCCGAAAGTGGATGGTATTCATATGTGTATGAAAGTAAGGGAAGCGAAAGAGATGCCTATTATTATGCTTTCTGCCAAAACGCAAGATATGGATAAGATTTTAGGATTAACAACAGGAGCAGATGATTACGTAACGAAGCCCTTTAATCCATTAGAGTTAATTGCACGAATTAAATCTCAGTTACGCCGTTATATGAAAATGAATGGTTTCGCTGTCCAAAATGAGGACGAGTTAGAAATTGGAGAGATGAAAATCAACATCTCGACCCATAAAGTTATTGTAGAGGGAGAAGAAGTGAAACTAACTCCGAGGGAATTTTCAATTTTAGAATTGCTAACTAGAAATCCAGGTATGGTGTTTAGTGCGGAGCAAATTTATGAAAAGGTGTGGAACGAACGATCTTTCCAGTCTGATAATACTGTAATGGTGCATATTCGAAAAGTGCGTGAAAAGATTGAGGAGAATCCAAGGAAACCTAGATATATAAAAACGGTATGGGGAGTGGGATATAAGATTGAAAAAGATATTTAA
- a CDS encoding NCS2 family permease, producing the protein MKRYFQFDELGTNYKTEFIAGLTTFLSMAYVLFVNPATLSLGNVKGLPAGTGMDPGAVFVATALAAAIGSLIMGIFAKYPIALAPGMGINAFFAYTAVLTMGIPWQTAIAGTLMSGIIFIILTASGIREKIINAIPSELKFAVAAGIGLFIAFLGFQNAGIIVKNDAVLVGLGDLTKGTTLLAIFGVVTTIIFMIKKVNGAVFYGMILTAILGVATGLIDTPKAVLGAIPSLEPTFGAALTHFGDIFTVQMGIVIITFFFIDFFDTAGTLVAVANQAGLMKNNKLPRAGKALFADAIATVIGAILGTSTTTSYIESSAGVAAGGRSGFTAVVTAGFFLLALFFSPLLSVVTPAVTAPALIIVGILMVSSLGEIDWKKFEIAVPAFFTIISMPLTYSIATGIAIGFIFYPITMVVSGRRKEVHPIMYVMGVLFVLYFIYVRK; encoded by the coding sequence ATGAAACGCTATTTTCAGTTTGATGAGCTCGGTACGAATTATAAGACTGAGTTCATAGCAGGGTTAACGACATTTCTATCTATGGCTTACGTACTATTTGTCAATCCTGCTACGCTGTCGCTTGGAAATGTTAAAGGGTTACCAGCAGGTACAGGGATGGATCCAGGTGCAGTATTCGTTGCTACGGCATTAGCGGCAGCGATCGGTTCGTTAATTATGGGTATTTTCGCGAAGTATCCAATTGCTTTAGCGCCAGGTATGGGAATTAACGCGTTCTTTGCTTATACAGCAGTGTTAACGATGGGGATTCCATGGCAAACGGCCATTGCCGGAACATTAATGTCAGGTATTATCTTTATTATTCTTACTGCTTCAGGTATTCGTGAAAAAATCATCAATGCAATTCCATCGGAGTTAAAGTTTGCAGTAGCAGCAGGTATCGGATTGTTCATTGCATTTCTTGGATTCCAAAATGCCGGAATTATCGTGAAAAATGATGCTGTTCTTGTTGGGTTGGGGGACTTAACAAAGGGCACAACGTTACTAGCAATCTTCGGGGTTGTTACGACAATCATCTTTATGATTAAGAAAGTTAATGGTGCAGTATTTTACGGTATGATTCTTACAGCGATCTTAGGGGTAGCAACAGGATTAATTGATACTCCGAAAGCTGTATTGGGAGCAATACCGAGCCTAGAACCAACGTTCGGTGCTGCGTTAACGCACTTTGGAGATATTTTCACTGTTCAAATGGGTATTGTTATTATAACGTTCTTCTTTATCGATTTCTTTGATACAGCAGGTACGCTTGTAGCGGTTGCGAATCAAGCTGGATTAATGAAGAACAATAAATTACCACGTGCAGGAAAAGCATTATTTGCAGATGCGATTGCAACTGTAATTGGTGCAATCTTGGGTACATCAACAACAACGTCTTACATTGAGTCTTCTGCAGGGGTAGCAGCAGGAGGACGTTCTGGATTTACAGCAGTTGTAACAGCAGGATTCTTCTTACTGGCATTATTCTTCTCGCCATTACTAAGTGTTGTAACGCCAGCTGTAACGGCACCAGCTTTAATTATTGTAGGAATCTTGATGGTTTCTTCCTTAGGGGAAATTGATTGGAAGAAATTCGAGATTGCAGTGCCAGCATTCTTTACAATTATCTCTATGCCACTTACGTATAGTATCGCAACTGGGATTGCGATTGGATTTATCTTCTATCCAATTACAATGGTTGTGAGTGGTCGTCGTAAAGAGGTTCATCCGATTATGTATGTTATGGGAGTTTTATTTGTACTATATTTCATCTACGTTCGTAAATAA
- a CDS encoding sensor histidine kinase has protein sequence MKKIFNPFTYVRKIRELIEKIIKSVKRSIRIQLITAFTACALLGLFVSTKIVAPIFEDASQHAEINYRDGMEQINRKAQSTAEMMVVENKLDAVQNMIELENENLEQGHDAFKILVTDENGKVLYKTKQAQEEQINLHNTIRNATSFAINYSNNNDIERSRKEFITFSPITIEGKNLYMFVSGIPQGEVVYYKVEGPFPFLMGVLVFIFSFFYITKRKMKQIEAMAQGVKEIERGNLAYRIEKKGEDEIASLTENINNMAEELMNNIEKERKLEKQKNELITNVSHDLRTPLTSIMGYLRLLRDSKYENKEQHDEYTRIAFVKSEQLKNLIEDLFEYTKLTNEQVVLEKQEVCVNELLEQLIEELVPQAEEHGLTFVKKFPEERTYASIDSEKMVRVFDNLLMNAIKYSKDDGEIKVSLQRQRRDIQIVIANHSEEFTREELVNLFERFYKKDQSRSRVTEGSGLGLAIAKSIVELQGGSIRAEYRDGIIQFIVSLPIIEK, from the coding sequence TTGAAAAAGATATTTAATCCGTTTACTTACGTTCGGAAAATTCGAGAATTAATTGAAAAGATAATAAAGAGCGTGAAACGGAGTATAAGGATTCAACTTATTACGGCGTTTACTGCTTGTGCGTTATTAGGTCTCTTTGTATCAACGAAGATAGTAGCACCTATTTTTGAAGATGCTAGCCAACATGCCGAGATTAATTACAGAGATGGTATGGAGCAAATTAATCGTAAAGCTCAAAGTACAGCGGAAATGATGGTTGTTGAAAATAAATTAGATGCTGTACAAAACATGATAGAGCTAGAAAATGAGAATTTAGAGCAAGGGCATGATGCCTTTAAAATATTAGTTACTGACGAAAATGGTAAAGTTTTGTATAAAACGAAGCAAGCGCAAGAAGAACAAATTAATTTGCATAATACAATTCGTAATGCGACTTCATTTGCTATCAATTATTCAAATAATAATGATATTGAAAGGTCAAGAAAAGAGTTTATTACATTCTCGCCTATTACAATTGAAGGTAAGAACTTATATATGTTTGTAAGTGGGATTCCTCAAGGAGAGGTAGTGTACTATAAAGTAGAAGGACCATTCCCGTTTTTAATGGGTGTTCTTGTATTCATTTTCTCTTTCTTCTATATAACAAAGAGAAAGATGAAGCAGATTGAAGCAATGGCACAAGGTGTAAAGGAAATAGAAAGAGGTAACTTAGCGTACCGCATTGAGAAAAAAGGTGAAGATGAGATTGCGTCTTTAACTGAGAATATTAATAATATGGCGGAAGAGCTTATGAATAATATAGAAAAGGAACGTAAATTAGAAAAGCAGAAAAATGAGCTTATCACAAATGTATCTCATGATTTGCGTACACCACTTACTTCTATTATGGGTTACTTACGATTACTTCGAGATTCTAAATATGAAAATAAAGAACAACATGATGAGTATACAAGAATTGCTTTTGTAAAGTCGGAGCAGTTAAAGAATTTAATAGAAGATTTATTTGAGTATACGAAGTTAACAAATGAACAAGTTGTATTAGAAAAACAAGAAGTATGTGTAAATGAGTTGCTTGAGCAATTAATAGAAGAGTTAGTACCGCAGGCGGAAGAACATGGACTTACGTTTGTTAAGAAGTTTCCTGAGGAACGTACTTATGCATCGATTGATTCGGAAAAGATGGTTCGTGTATTTGATAATTTACTAATGAATGCGATTAAGTACAGTAAAGATGATGGAGAGATAAAAGTTTCTCTTCAAAGGCAGCGTAGGGATATACAAATTGTAATTGCGAATCATAGTGAAGAGTTTACGAGAGAAGAGTTAGTGAATTTGTTTGAACGTTTCTATAAGAAGGATCAATCTCGAAGTAGAGTAACGGAAGGATCGGGACTTGGCTTAGCGATTGCGAAAAGTATTGTTGAGTTGCAAGGTGGTAGTATTCGAGCGGAATATAGGGATGGTATTATTCAATTTATCGTCTCTTTACCAATTATAGAAAAATAA